The proteins below come from a single Iocasia fonsfrigidae genomic window:
- a CDS encoding polyprenyl synthetase family protein — protein MTDITQLLKDYAADSDRVLNELMDLEENIIAPKLLTAMRYTLFSGGKRLRPILTRMTAELLAGDVVSALKVGAALEMIHTYSLIHDDLPSMDNDDFRRGKATNHRVYGEGIAILAGDGLLTYAFNILANLSLPAERIVRIIQLISDGAGINGMVAGQVLDLEAEDRKIGLKELKEIHRAKTGALFRTAILAGAFCADPEDKEIDALRKYANYLGLTFQIVDDILDVIGDEDKLGKKTGSDEELNKATYPKLIGLDQARAEAENTATLAREALNMFGEKADNLLQLIDYILIRQS, from the coding sequence TTGACTGATATTACACAGTTATTAAAGGATTATGCTGCTGATTCAGATAGAGTACTTAATGAACTAATGGATTTAGAAGAGAATATAATAGCACCAAAACTCCTCACTGCTATGAGATATACCCTGTTTTCCGGTGGTAAAAGGCTAAGACCTATCCTGACAAGGATGACAGCTGAATTACTGGCAGGTGATGTAGTTTCTGCCCTTAAAGTTGGGGCAGCTCTGGAGATGATACATACATACTCACTTATCCATGATGACCTTCCCAGTATGGATAATGATGATTTCCGCCGCGGTAAGGCTACAAATCACAGGGTTTACGGAGAAGGTATTGCAATTCTAGCAGGTGATGGTTTGCTAACCTATGCCTTTAATATTTTAGCTAATCTTTCCTTACCAGCCGAGAGGATTGTTAGGATAATTCAATTAATAAGTGATGGGGCAGGGATAAATGGAATGGTAGCTGGTCAGGTCCTAGATCTGGAAGCTGAAGACAGGAAAATAGGTCTTAAGGAACTTAAGGAAATACACCGGGCTAAAACAGGGGCTTTATTTAGAACAGCGATACTGGCTGGTGCTTTTTGTGCTGACCCAGAAGATAAGGAAATAGATGCTCTGAGAAAATACGCCAATTATCTTGGCTTAACCTTTCAGATAGTTGATGATATACTTGATGTTATTGGTGATGAAGATAAACTTGGGAAAAAAACTGGTAGTGATGAAGAGCTTAATAAAGCTACTTATCCAAAATTAATTGGTCTTGATCAGGCGCGAGCTGAGGCTGAGAATACAGCAACTTTAGCCCGGGAAGCACTGAATATGTTTGGCGAAAAGGCAGATAATCTACTACAGTTGATAGACTATATTCTAATCAGACAGTCTTGA
- the argR gene encoding arginine repressor: MKSKRHLRILNLIKTYDISTQEELVARLEQEGIDVTQATISRDIKKLGLIKVPDGYGGYKYSLANERKQTDIYDWLKRMFQDFVVDMDYSENLIVLKTLPGTAMGLASAIDNIDWEDVIGTVAGDDTLLLIIKPKERTRGLFEKLQNFLA; the protein is encoded by the coding sequence ATGAAGAGTAAGCGCCATTTAAGGATATTAAATCTTATAAAAACTTATGATATAAGCACCCAGGAGGAATTAGTTGCCAGACTGGAGCAGGAAGGAATAGATGTTACTCAGGCTACTATATCACGTGATATAAAAAAATTGGGCCTGATCAAGGTTCCGGATGGTTATGGTGGTTATAAATATTCACTGGCCAATGAGCGTAAACAGACAGACATCTATGACTGGTTAAAAAGAATGTTTCAGGATTTTGTAGTTGATATGGATTATAGTGAGAATCTTATTGTCCTTAAAACACTACCTGGAACTGCAATGGGTTTAGCTTCAGCTATTGATAACATAGACTGGGAAGATGTTATTGGTACAGTTGCTGGTGATGATACATTATTGTTAATTATTAAACCGAAGGAGAGAACCAGGGGATTATTTGAAAAATTACAGAATTTTTTAGCCTGA
- the xseB gene encoding exodeoxyribonuclease VII small subunit, translating to MKFEKALEKLEDIVEKLESGGLSLDESLEKFTEGVKLIKFCNQELAAAEEKIEIVLKEADDLNNIVPYKNEEEIN from the coding sequence ATGAAATTCGAGAAAGCACTGGAAAAATTAGAAGATATTGTAGAAAAACTAGAATCAGGTGGTCTTTCTCTGGATGAGTCCTTGGAAAAATTCACCGAAGGTGTCAAGCTGATTAAATTCTGTAACCAGGAGTTAGCTGCTGCTGAAGAAAAGATAGAGATTGTCTTAAAAGAAGCAGATGACTTAAATAATATAGTTCCCTATAAGAATGAGGAGGAAATAAATTGA
- the spoIVB gene encoding SpoIVB peptidase: MRKKIGIVFLFGLILFLISFYFILFYQIPGSFSLIKGEETFLFEFPFNLSINGERDISLEINGRTINDIDDISLNPGNGLKVKANQIGKVSMDLKLFGIFPFKSITVNVLPEIKVFPGGQAIGVLLRSKGVMVVGKSFVESKNGHRYYPAREAGIEVGDTILEINGSEINDKLKLASNIQKIAEQGLPLSLKIKTQQGKLRAVNLKAVENKQGIYMIGLYVDDGVAGVGTLTFYETEKKEYGALGHEITEANSNNRIEVREGKIIEAKISGINSGKKGLPGEKLGTFFQTDNVIGDIVTNNKFGIYGNLHTIPNNPYFSEPVPVAAISQVKIGPAKMYTVVNDGVIEEFDVNIERIYQQSYPGDKGLIISIIDQRLKEMTGGIIQGMSGSPIVQNGRMVGAVTHVFVNEPTKGYGVFAEWMLLQTGIYEMNRASNF, from the coding sequence TTGCGGAAAAAAATAGGGATTGTTTTTTTATTTGGACTTATTTTATTTTTAATTTCATTTTATTTTATTTTATTTTATCAAATACCGGGTTCTTTTTCATTAATAAAGGGAGAAGAGACATTTTTATTTGAGTTTCCTTTTAATTTATCAATTAATGGAGAGAGGGATATTAGTTTAGAGATTAATGGTAGGACGATTAATGATATTGATGATATTTCTCTTAATCCTGGTAACGGTCTTAAAGTTAAAGCCAATCAAATTGGTAAGGTATCAATGGATTTAAAATTATTTGGTATTTTTCCTTTTAAAAGTATTACAGTTAATGTTTTACCTGAGATTAAAGTTTTTCCTGGAGGTCAGGCTATTGGCGTTTTATTAAGGAGTAAGGGGGTTATGGTGGTTGGTAAATCTTTTGTGGAGAGCAAGAATGGTCATCGTTATTATCCTGCCCGGGAAGCAGGTATCGAAGTAGGTGATACAATACTGGAGATTAATGGGAGTGAGATAAACGACAAATTAAAACTGGCTTCAAATATTCAAAAAATAGCAGAACAGGGTTTACCACTTTCTTTAAAGATAAAAACCCAGCAGGGGAAATTAAGGGCTGTAAATTTAAAAGCAGTAGAAAATAAACAGGGAATCTACATGATTGGTCTTTATGTTGATGATGGGGTTGCAGGTGTAGGAACATTAACATTTTATGAAACAGAAAAAAAGGAATATGGAGCCCTCGGTCATGAAATTACTGAAGCTAATAGTAATAACAGAATAGAGGTCAGGGAAGGCAAAATCATTGAGGCTAAAATATCAGGTATAAATTCAGGGAAAAAGGGTTTGCCAGGTGAAAAATTAGGAACCTTCTTTCAAACTGATAATGTGATCGGAGATATCGTTACAAATAATAAATTTGGTATCTATGGAAACCTTCATACTATACCTAACAATCCTTACTTTTCTGAGCCGGTTCCAGTAGCAGCAATTTCACAGGTCAAGATAGGTCCAGCAAAGATGTATACAGTTGTAAATGATGGAGTAATTGAAGAATTTGATGTTAATATTGAGAGAATTTATCAGCAGAGTTATCCAGGTGATAAAGGGTTGATTATTAGTATTATTGACCAGAGATTAAAAGAAATGACTGGTGGTATAATACAGGGAATGAGCGGCAGCCCAATTGTTCAAAATGGTAGGATGGTTGGTGCAGTAACTCATGTTTTTGTTAATGAGCCTACTAAAGGATATGGTGTTTTTGCAGAATGGATGCTTCTTCAAACAGGTATTTATGAAATGAACCGGGCTAGTAATTTTTAG
- a CDS encoding NAD(+)/NADH kinase — MNTLKEEAYPVVNNVITFLEKNEADYLIEENAALLLGREDKRADYKLLKEKVDLVIVFGGDGTFLHASHHFFNTDIPLLGINIGHLGFLTEIETDELTVALSNLLKGNYKIEKRMMLNVSVFRSAKEIFNSTALNDLVIHRGGKLKMISLELYINNEIVHSYRADGLIITTPTGSTAYSLSAGGPIVNPQVRAIILTPICPHTLFMRPMVISDQESLKVKVEGDESMRLTADGRANCLLEAEDEICLSASEKELSIIRMPEKTFYTILHKKMKLGLV, encoded by the coding sequence ATGAACACATTAAAAGAAGAGGCATATCCAGTAGTTAATAATGTAATTACTTTTTTAGAAAAAAATGAGGCTGATTATTTAATTGAAGAGAATGCTGCTTTATTACTGGGAAGAGAGGACAAACGGGCAGATTATAAGCTTTTGAAAGAAAAGGTAGACCTTGTAATTGTCTTTGGTGGTGATGGGACCTTTCTTCATGCCTCACATCATTTTTTTAATACTGATATTCCTTTACTGGGGATAAATATTGGACATTTAGGCTTTTTAACAGAGATAGAAACAGATGAGTTGACAGTAGCTTTGAGCAATCTATTAAAAGGGAATTATAAAATAGAAAAAAGAATGATGTTAAATGTTAGTGTTTTTCGTAGTGCTAAAGAAATATTTAATAGTACTGCTCTTAATGATCTTGTTATCCACCGTGGTGGAAAATTAAAAATGATTTCCCTTGAATTATATATTAATAATGAGATAGTCCATTCTTATAGGGCAGATGGTTTAATAATAACGACTCCCACTGGTTCAACTGCCTATTCATTATCTGCTGGAGGGCCAATAGTTAACCCTCAGGTCAGGGCTATAATTCTAACACCTATCTGTCCACATACACTTTTTATGAGACCTATGGTAATATCTGATCAGGAGAGTTTAAAGGTTAAGGTTGAAGGTGATGAAAGCATGAGATTAACTGCTGATGGTAGAGCTAATTGTTTATTAGAGGCCGAAGATGAAATCTGTCTGTCTGCCTCAGAAAAAGAGTTATCAATTATAAGAATGCCTGAAAAAACCTTTTATACAATTCTTCATAAAAAAATGAAGCTAGGTCTGGTATAA
- the dxs gene encoding 1-deoxy-D-xylulose-5-phosphate synthase has product MRRILDDVYSPDDIKVLSYEEMDRLAFEIRDFIIKTVADTGGHLASNLGVVELTLALHYHLNSPQDKIIWDVGHQSYIHKIITGRKNEFKTIRQYEGLSGYPKRSESVHDIIETGHSSTSIGSALGLALARDHEQRKDRVYAVIGDGSLTAGMAFEALNHAGHLGRDMTVILNDNNMSISPNVGALSHYLSNIRIDPRLHKLKEDIEFIISRIPRIGSVMSRTIERVKDGLKYTVLTGILFEEMGFTYIGPLNGHNIEELLNNFKKADMIKGPVLIHVNTIKGKGYQPAENQPSKYHGVSPFKIGNGERKKERALPSYSEVFGRAMIKIGQLDNDLIGITAAMPEGTGLNIFKEKFSDRFYDVGIAEQHAVTLATGLARGGKKPVVAIYSSFLQRAYDQIIHDTCIQNLPVVFAIDRSGIVGNDGETHQGTFDISFLRPIPNLTLMAPKDENELQHMLYTAVNLDSPAAIRYPRGDIYGVKIDQDLNKLEVGKAEVVKEGKDILIIAIGSRVYPSLEAARQLAEQGIEAEVINARFIKPLDKDLLVAKIKKFKKVVTVEEQVLNGGFGTAVLELINKEQLEGISLKRLGLPDSFIPHGSQEMMRSLYGIDTSGIVDTVLEFSATDMGVAVWPRKNA; this is encoded by the coding sequence ATGAGACGGATATTGGATGATGTTTATTCACCAGATGATATTAAGGTTTTATCCTATGAGGAAATGGATAGACTTGCCTTTGAAATAAGGGATTTTATTATTAAAACGGTTGCTGATACTGGGGGACATTTAGCTTCTAATCTAGGTGTTGTTGAGCTTACCCTGGCCCTTCATTATCATTTGAATAGTCCTCAGGATAAAATAATTTGGGATGTTGGTCATCAGTCCTATATTCATAAAATAATAACCGGTAGGAAAAATGAGTTTAAAACAATTAGACAGTATGAGGGTTTGAGTGGATATCCCAAACGAAGTGAGAGTGTTCACGATATTATTGAGACTGGTCATAGTAGTACTTCAATAGGATCAGCTCTTGGTCTTGCTCTGGCCAGGGACCATGAGCAGAGAAAAGACAGGGTATATGCTGTTATTGGTGATGGTTCTTTAACTGCTGGTATGGCCTTTGAGGCCTTGAATCATGCTGGTCATCTGGGCAGGGATATGACTGTAATTCTAAATGATAACAATATGTCTATTTCGCCAAATGTAGGGGCCTTATCACATTATCTTTCTAATATCAGAATAGATCCACGTCTTCATAAATTAAAGGAAGATATAGAATTTATAATAAGCAGAATACCTAGGATAGGTTCAGTTATGTCCAGGACTATTGAAAGGGTAAAGGACGGACTTAAATATACAGTATTAACCGGGATATTATTTGAGGAAATGGGATTTACCTATATTGGACCACTTAATGGACATAATATAGAAGAATTGCTTAATAACTTTAAAAAGGCTGATATGATTAAAGGTCCGGTTTTGATACATGTTAACACAATTAAGGGAAAGGGTTATCAACCTGCTGAAAACCAACCCAGTAAATATCATGGGGTAAGTCCATTTAAAATAGGTAATGGAGAAAGAAAGAAGGAAAGGGCACTGCCTTCCTATAGTGAGGTTTTCGGCCGGGCTATGATTAAGATAGGCCAGCTTGATAATGATTTGATCGGGATTACTGCAGCAATGCCAGAGGGAACAGGTTTGAATATTTTTAAAGAAAAATTTTCAGACCGTTTTTATGATGTTGGAATTGCTGAACAACATGCTGTAACACTGGCAACTGGACTGGCCAGGGGAGGCAAAAAACCTGTCGTAGCCATTTATTCCTCTTTTTTACAGAGGGCATATGACCAGATTATCCATGATACATGTATTCAGAACTTACCAGTTGTATTTGCCATTGACAGGAGTGGTATTGTAGGGAATGATGGTGAAACACATCAGGGTACCTTTGATATTTCTTTTTTAAGACCGATACCGAATCTTACCCTTATGGCACCAAAGGATGAAAATGAATTACAGCATATGTTATATACTGCTGTTAACTTAGATAGTCCGGCAGCAATCAGATACCCCCGTGGAGACATCTATGGTGTAAAAATTGATCAAGACCTAAATAAGCTTGAGGTCGGTAAGGCTGAGGTGGTTAAGGAAGGTAAAGATATTTTGATAATAGCAATTGGTTCCCGTGTTTACCCTTCTTTAGAGGCTGCTCGCCAACTTGCTGAACAGGGAATAGAGGCTGAAGTTATTAATGCCAGGTTTATTAAACCCCTTGATAAGGATTTGTTAGTTGCTAAGATTAAGAAATTTAAAAAGGTAGTAACAGTAGAAGAACAGGTTTTAAATGGAGGATTTGGTACAGCAGTGCTGGAATTAATTAATAAAGAACAACTGGAGGGTATTTCCTTAAAGAGACTTGGTCTGCCAGACAGTTTTATACCACATGGTTCTCAGGAGATGATGAGATCACTTTACGGAATTGATACCTCAGGTATTGTAGATACAGTACTTGAGTTTTCTGCTACAGATATGGGGGTTGCTGTATGGCCAAGAAAGAACGCCTAG
- a CDS encoding TlyA family RNA methyltransferase — MAKKERLDILLTERGLVSSRSQAKRSIMAGKVLVDGEVVDKAGTRIKLTAKIELKGKESPYVSRGGLKLEKALRVFAIDTLGKEAIDIGASTGGFTDCLLQNGVKQVYAIDVGYGQLAWELRQDDRVEVIERTNFRYLTPDQLKIKVPLIVTDVSFISLRLIIPPAVQFLQEEGDIVALVKPQFEAGPDRVGKNGVVRDSKLHREVINELSSFFQGEGLALMNLNYSPITGASSKNIEFLIHLKKTREEIDPILWQRKIEKIVETAHSQFERG, encoded by the coding sequence ATGGCCAAGAAAGAACGCCTAGATATTTTGCTAACTGAACGGGGACTGGTTTCCAGCAGGAGCCAGGCTAAAAGGTCTATTATGGCTGGTAAGGTATTAGTTGATGGTGAGGTAGTAGATAAAGCAGGTACCAGAATAAAATTGACAGCTAAAATCGAACTTAAAGGTAAGGAATCCCCTTATGTAAGCCGTGGAGGTCTAAAACTGGAGAAAGCCCTTCGTGTATTTGCAATAGATACCCTGGGGAAAGAAGCCATTGATATTGGTGCATCAACAGGTGGTTTTACAGATTGTCTCTTACAAAATGGTGTTAAACAGGTTTATGCAATAGATGTTGGTTATGGTCAGCTTGCCTGGGAATTACGACAGGATGACCGGGTTGAAGTTATTGAACGGACAAACTTCAGGTATCTTACCCCTGATCAGTTAAAAATTAAGGTTCCTCTGATAGTGACAGATGTTTCTTTTATCTCTTTACGCCTTATCATTCCACCGGCTGTACAGTTTTTACAAGAAGAGGGAGATATTGTTGCTTTGGTAAAACCACAGTTTGAAGCTGGACCAGATAGGGTTGGTAAGAATGGTGTGGTAAGAGATAGTAAGCTACATAGAGAGGTAATTAATGAACTCAGTTCCTTTTTTCAGGGAGAGGGTCTGGCTCTAATGAATTTGAATTATTCGCCAATAACTGGTGCTAGCAGTAAAAACATAGAATTTTTGATACATTTGAAAAAAACAAGGGAAGAAATAGATCCAATCTTGTGGCAGCGTAAGATAGAAAAAATAGTAGAGACAGCACACAGCCAGTTTGAGAGGGGTTGA
- the recN gene encoding DNA repair protein RecN, with product MLVDFRVKNYALIDELEIQFRDGLNVLTGETGAGKSIIIGALEILLGARASSDLIRTGQETAYIEAVFEPRKLKEINSYLMEVGIEPEEKMILLSREIRENGRNRNRINGQLATAGMIKEISRYLVDIHGQHEHQLILDSTSQLDLLDEFIVDKESKLKDMVAEKFARIKELRNKLLEIEIDETEKARQIDLLEFQISEIENAGLQEDEMEGLEKEYKILTNMEDIYTSVGSIYNAINGEDYNKHSTLEEIGFFMKEMENIKDYDSNLEEFYDIIKDIYYQLEELGFQLHNYYDSLEYDDHRLKIVESRISQITALQRKYGKTVSEILTYKDEIKQSLSDLKSQDLLIKKLRKELHEIEENYYETARKLSKIRQAKAVKLEEMISQELIDLAMKDTILKIKFKEKKLADNGIDRVEFMISTNRGEELKPLAKIASGGELSRIMLALKTIIAHIDQVDTLIFDEVDSGVGGKTAQMMAEKLALISQKRQVICITHLPQIASMADNHFFISKKTDVNHTYTDIYSLDQMGQKEELARMLGGVTLTDTTMKHAEEMLTLADDKKSKMI from the coding sequence ATGTTAGTTGATTTTCGGGTCAAAAACTATGCTTTGATAGATGAGCTTGAAATACAATTTAGGGATGGTCTTAATGTTTTAACAGGAGAGACTGGTGCTGGTAAATCTATTATCATAGGAGCCCTTGAAATATTACTGGGAGCCCGTGCCTCTTCTGATTTAATAAGAACTGGTCAGGAAACAGCCTATATTGAAGCTGTTTTTGAGCCGCGTAAACTTAAAGAAATTAACAGCTATCTTATGGAAGTAGGGATTGAGCCAGAAGAAAAGATGATTCTTTTGTCCAGGGAAATAAGGGAAAATGGTCGGAACCGTAATAGAATAAATGGCCAACTGGCTACGGCTGGTATGATTAAAGAGATAAGCAGGTATTTAGTTGATATTCATGGTCAACATGAACATCAATTGATTCTGGATTCGACTTCTCAACTTGATCTGCTTGATGAATTTATTGTTGATAAGGAGTCTAAACTCAAGGATATGGTTGCCGAAAAATTTGCCAGGATAAAAGAATTAAGAAATAAATTATTGGAGATTGAAATAGATGAAACGGAAAAAGCCAGGCAGATAGATTTACTGGAATTTCAAATTTCAGAAATAGAAAATGCAGGTCTTCAAGAAGATGAAATGGAAGGATTGGAGAAGGAATACAAGATTTTAACAAATATGGAAGACATTTATACTAGTGTTGGGAGTATCTATAATGCAATTAATGGGGAAGATTATAATAAACATTCGACACTAGAAGAAATTGGTTTTTTTATGAAAGAGATGGAAAATATCAAAGATTATGATTCCAATCTTGAAGAATTTTATGATATTATTAAAGATATCTATTATCAACTTGAAGAATTGGGTTTTCAGCTACATAATTATTATGATAGCTTAGAATATGATGATCATAGATTGAAAATTGTCGAAAGCAGAATTTCCCAGATAACTGCTCTGCAGAGGAAATACGGAAAAACTGTTTCAGAAATACTAACTTATAAAGATGAAATAAAGCAGAGCTTAAGTGATTTAAAATCCCAGGATTTACTAATAAAGAAATTAAGAAAAGAATTACATGAAATTGAAGAAAATTATTATGAAACGGCCCGGAAATTATCTAAAATTCGACAGGCTAAGGCTGTAAAATTAGAAGAGATGATTTCTCAGGAGTTAATAGATCTAGCTATGAAGGATACGATTTTAAAAATTAAATTTAAAGAAAAAAAACTAGCTGACAATGGTATAGATCGGGTTGAATTTATGATTTCTACTAATCGTGGGGAGGAGTTAAAACCACTTGCTAAAATTGCCTCTGGGGGTGAACTATCAAGGATAATGTTGGCCCTTAAAACTATTATTGCCCATATTGACCAGGTTGATACACTAATTTTTGATGAGGTAGATAGTGGTGTTGGCGGCAAAACAGCTCAGATGATGGCAGAAAAACTGGCCTTAATTAGTCAAAAACGACAGGTTATTTGTATTACCCATCTACCCCAGATTGCCAGCATGGCTGATAATCATTTCTTTATTAGTAAAAAAACAGATGTCAATCATACCTATACAGATATATATTCCCTTGACCAGATGGGGCAAAAAGAAGAACTGGCCAGGATGCTGGGTGGTGTTACATTAACTGATACAACTATGAAGCATGCTGAAGAAATGCTTACTTTAGCTGATGATAAAAAGTCTAAAATGATTTAA
- the spo0A gene encoding sporulation transcription factor Spo0A, with protein sequence MEENVRIVLVDDNREFCQLLEEYLNEQENYDVVGVAYNGVEGLGLIKEKEPDVLVLDLIMPHLDGIGVMEEMNNLNLTRDIKTIILTAFGQEEVTKRVVELGANYYIMKPFDLDKLVERIDQLMTPPTSSSNGYVLTGNQNSNKKVDLNVRITEVMHHLGVPAHIKGYIYLREAIELVINDIEFLGAVTKELYPTVANKFHTTPSRVERAIRHAIEVSWDRGNITALNKYFGSTVSANSGKPTNSQFIAKIADKLRLELRAS encoded by the coding sequence ATGGAAGAAAATGTTAGAATTGTGCTAGTTGATGATAATAGGGAGTTCTGTCAGTTGTTGGAGGAATACTTAAATGAACAGGAAAATTATGATGTGGTAGGAGTAGCTTATAATGGTGTAGAGGGTTTAGGACTAATTAAAGAAAAAGAACCAGATGTCTTAGTACTCGATCTGATTATGCCTCATTTAGATGGTATTGGTGTTATGGAAGAGATGAACAACCTAAATTTGACCAGAGACATTAAAACTATAATCTTGACTGCTTTTGGTCAGGAAGAGGTTACCAAAAGAGTTGTTGAACTGGGAGCAAATTATTATATTATGAAACCATTTGATCTTGACAAACTTGTGGAAAGAATTGATCAGTTGATGACTCCGCCTACCAGCTCCAGTAATGGCTATGTCCTGACTGGTAATCAGAATAGTAATAAAAAAGTAGATTTAAATGTCAGGATTACTGAGGTAATGCATCATCTGGGTGTTCCCGCCCATATTAAGGGATACATATATTTAAGAGAAGCCATTGAACTGGTTATTAATGATATTGAATTTTTAGGTGCAGTTACTAAAGAATTATATCCAACAGTTGCTAATAAATTTCATACCACACCAAGTAGGGTAGAGAGGGCGATTCGACATGCAATTGAGGTCTCATGGGACCGTGGTAATATAACTGCCTTAAACAAATATTTTGGCTCAACTGTTTCTGCTAATAGTGGTAAACCTACTAATTCACAGTTTATAGCCAAAATAGCTGACAAACTCAGATTAGAGTTAAGGGCCAGTTAA
- the xseA gene encoding exodeoxyribonuclease VII large subunit, whose amino-acid sequence MDRKIYSVSRITDYIKDLFAGDNLLNDIWVVGEISNFHHHSSGHMYFTLKDSNTCLNSLMFKGYNRYLKYKLEDGMKVNAHGYIDLYKPRGSYQFYIDKIEPAGKGALYLAFEQLKEKLEKEGLFASESKKKIPMLPKKIGIVTSPTGAAIRDILSVVKRRFAGVSVLIVPSRVQGDMAKDELISGIDYLNKRSDIDLIIISRGGGSIEDLWPFNEEIVARAIYHSKKPIISGVGHETDFTISDFVADLRAPTPSAAAELAISSREEIEKNITGLFSRLKNAVNYKMERYRENLITLKNNRVFSLPEELYAAQIQERDELVKRFEWAMEKSIGSYKERFTLVNSKLNSLSPLKTLERGYSIVSSRGKLIRDVSGIKKGDYLDIRLSNGTIKSIVEETEKEGEFSV is encoded by the coding sequence ATGGATAGAAAAATTTATAGTGTTTCCAGGATAACAGATTATATTAAGGATTTATTTGCCGGAGACAACTTGCTCAATGATATATGGGTAGTTGGAGAGATTTCTAACTTTCACCACCACAGTTCCGGGCATATGTATTTTACCTTAAAGGATAGTAATACTTGTTTAAATTCTTTAATGTTCAAGGGTTATAATAGGTATTTAAAATATAAACTGGAAGATGGTATGAAGGTAAATGCCCATGGGTATATTGATTTATACAAACCACGGGGGAGTTACCAGTTTTATATTGATAAGATTGAACCAGCTGGTAAAGGGGCCCTTTATCTGGCTTTTGAACAATTAAAAGAGAAACTGGAAAAAGAAGGTCTTTTTGCTAGTGAATCTAAGAAAAAAATACCGATGCTTCCTAAAAAAATAGGTATTGTAACTTCACCTACAGGTGCAGCAATCAGGGATATTTTATCAGTGGTAAAAAGACGTTTTGCTGGTGTATCTGTTTTGATAGTACCATCAAGGGTGCAGGGTGATATGGCCAAAGATGAATTAATTAGTGGTATTGATTATTTAAATAAACGTAGTGATATAGACTTGATTATAATTAGCCGCGGTGGTGGGTCGATTGAAGACCTCTGGCCCTTTAATGAGGAGATAGTGGCCAGAGCTATTTATCACTCGAAAAAACCGATTATCAGTGGTGTTGGTCATGAAACTGATTTTACGATAAGTGATTTTGTGGCGGATCTGCGGGCACCGACACCATCTGCTGCTGCCGAATTGGCTATTTCTTCCAGAGAAGAGATAGAGAAGAATATAACTGGTCTATTTAGTAGGTTGAAAAACGCAGTAAATTATAAGATGGAGAGATACAGAGAAAATCTTATTACCCTGAAAAATAACAGGGTCTTTTCCCTACCTGAAGAGTTATATGCTGCCCAGATACAGGAAAGGGATGAACTGGTAAAGAGGTTTGAATGGGCCATGGAAAAGAGTATTGGGAGTTATAAGGAGAGATTTACTTTAGTAAATAGTAAACTGAATAGTCTTAGCCCACTTAAAACGTTGGAACGTGGTTATTCTATAGTAAGTTCCAGAGGCAAATTAATCAGGGATGTTTCTGGTATTAAAAAGGGTGACTATCTGGATATAAGACTTAGTAATGGAACTATAAAGAGTATTGTAGAGGAAACAGAGAAAGAAGGTGAATTTAGTGTCTGA